ttctttgattataaatacaTAACATTTCCTATAACATTTcctaaatccatgatcattcactaaatttgtttgaaatggatgaatttgtttgtttaagaaaagaaaaaagagaagaagttgGAAGCGCATTGGATTTTGGCAGATTTGTGGCGTTCTAAACTTTTTCAGACAATTTGCATCACTTTACTTTACCAACTCTGTCCAACCCCATtcctcatttttatttcttccacCATCACCCACTACACCTCCTTTTCTCAAcaatcttccttttctcttcaCTCCTTCAtcaccatgaagaaaatcaaatcagTTTCACAGGAACAACAATCCCCACcaccctcctcctcctctgccTTTGCGAATTTAGACGACAATCTCTTGTTCGAGGTGTTTAAGCACGTCGACGCAAGGACACTCGCCACGGCGGCCGGCGTCAGCAAGCAGTGGTACAAAACCGCCCACGACGAGTGGCTCTGGGAGCTGCTCTGCACCAAACACTGGGCTAACATCGGCTGTGCTAACCAACAGCTACGCTCCGTCGTGCTTGCGCTTGGTGGCTTCCGTCGATTGCACTCTCTTTACCCATTTCCCCCTGTCATAGGATCCGCATCCTGTATTCCCTGGGGCAAAGACGAGGTtcatctctccctctctcttctctcaaTTCGGTACTACGAGAAGATGAAGTTCAAAAACAGACCCACTTCTTGAATTCTCAAGCTCttctggattttggattttagATTGTtgtaaaaagacaaaaatttgGGTGTTCAAATTCCCCTCTCCTCCACCGACTGTATCGGTTTGTTTTAAATTCAGAGATTGTTCAGATTTGGGTGTTCTAATTTAACTAACTTACAGATTTTTCTTCTGTCAATCGACTGTGGGTGGATGGATTAACTTCCAATTTTATATGTATGTGTTGCTTTTCTATGCCAACTGTTACCTGAAGGAAGGGGTTTGGGACATTTGAAGGGAAGTAAAAGATTAGGGTTATGTCTGTCGACAGCTCGGTAacgtaaaaattaaaattggcgTTGAAGTTTCTAAATATTTTGACTAGGTCTTAATTTAATGGCGACAGCTTT
The sequence above is drawn from the Cucurbita pepo subsp. pepo cultivar mu-cu-16 unplaced genomic scaffold, ASM280686v2 Cp4.1_scaffold002928, whole genome shotgun sequence genome and encodes:
- the LOC111786825 gene encoding F-box protein GID2-like translates to MKKIKSVSQEQQSPPPSSSSAFANLDDNLLFEVFKHVDARTLATAAGVSKQWYKTAHDEWLWELLCTKHWANIGCANQQLRSVVLALGGFRRLHSLYPFPPVIGSASCIPWGKDEVHLSLSLLSIRYYEKMKFKNRPTS